Within Topomyia yanbarensis strain Yona2022 chromosome 2, ASM3024719v1, whole genome shotgun sequence, the genomic segment ATAATGAATATATTTCTATTAATGACGTTTCTATTGCATGGGTCCGTTATAAATTACGTcacataaaagaaaaaaaacccgTCATCTATTGTAATGTTTATTTGTATCGGTAATATTAAGCTTAagctaattgaaaaaaataattactcaTGCGCATCAATGTGTACATCTCAACATAAAAAAACAGGTGGCTTATTCTATTCTGAAGCATCATTCCTCGGGTATGGTAGTACATAGCCTTCAGGCAACTCGTGATAACCGCCGCTGACAATTTTTGAAACATTTGGCACCAACGCGCATGTTGTTTTGTGAGACCTTTTGTGTGCCTGGAGGTTTGAAACGCAGCTGAATCTCAAACCGCATCCCGAGCACATATAACGCTTGATACCAGTGTGCAGTGAAAGATGCGTATGGTAAGATTCACGATGACCGAAACCTTTCGAACAATACTGACAAACGAAGGGTTTCTCTCCAGTATGTGTTCGTTCGTGAACTTTCACTTGCCCGTAAGTTCGGTAGCTCTTGCCGCAATACTGGCAAGAGTGAGGGTATTCATCAGTATGTATAGTATAATGATGTTTAAGCGATGATGCGCTATGTAAGCTTTTCTCGCAAATTTCGCATTTGTAAATTGGATCTTGGCCACAATTGGCTCGCTCGTGGTCGCTTACTGCGTTTCGGGAACTGAAATTTTTTCCACATTTTGGGCATACATAACTGTATCTCTGGTACGTTTTTTccacatgaaaatttttcatgtgaGTTGCTTGTGATTCCGGTTCACGAAATCTTTTATCGCAAATATGACATTCCATACGATGAGGATGCTCTACATACGCGTGCTCCAAAGCTTCTTCTTCGGAGTTATAGAAAGTTACACAGCAGGGGCATTTATGGTTTAAGGTTCCATTCGGTCCATGAAGTGGGATGTGTTTCTCCAGAGCTCTCTCATTGGCGTACAATCGATCGCAGTATCGGCACTTGTACTTTCTATCCTTTGTCCATACTCGACTGTACTGCAACGTTTCCAGCAAGCTTCGAAGCACGATCGAATGTGATCGTTCCAAATGACGACCGATAAGATACTCAGTGGTGTACTGCGACGGACAGTGCACGCAACGGTAGCAATCGATCGTGATCTGCTTTACGCTTTCGTCGAAAATTTCACGCTGAGCCTTCAATAACCGCTTCTCCTGGGCGATGTCCACAATAATCCTAGAAAAAAACGAAACTATTAGCCGAATGCTTCGACGGGATTCTAATTGTATgacatctaaaatctctaaaCATGGTGGAATCCGGAGCTATTAAGACCGTGAGGGTAACTCagacaccccctcccccccaccCTCATccgatttctttgaaaaaacgtaaaactttctgactatcggacatattcgtggaagcgcCCTTCTGAAAgattaattttgacagatgaaacTCATTCTGCAGTCTTTTTTAGAAAGGAAATACAatgtgtttaatatttttaccaAACAATCCTAACAAAAATCGTTATAATGGTAAAATCGTGATTAAAGTAAccaataaaagtgaaaatttcttggaatgatttttgtttgggtgaaaacacagatattttcattttttgcgcGAAATGAGCGTATTAGTCCCTATTCGGACCGTCAAtttcatcaaccaccgttcagcagcTTGCGTCGGCGCACACGATCGCCACGCCGCAGTCAAGAAAATATATGATCGACAGCTGTGATTATTTAGATTTAGATTAACACAATTAATTAGAGTTTCTACAATAAAGATTTCAtagtagttggtaaatcgtcttgtacgcagctcacctgtgcTCGATTCTCAACCcggcacatagggttagagatttttcaaaaagagatttctctaacccgaaaagaagcgaatgaccctaaagttAAAACCTATATAATCAAAAAAAACCATTGTAAAACAATAAAGTAAACTGATGATCTGAATTGCGACGTACGGATGTCCAAATGAGCACCACATTGAAAAAGGATGGCaaaaaagtgaagaaattgaaatcaaatgGGAATTTTCGAACGCTAACAAAAATTTATCGAGAGAAATATCAGTGAAATTGAACCGAAACGGGTGAAAATCGGTCTCGGAAAATTGCTATAGCGGAATAGCGCGAATTGCGGTCGCGGTCGGCTCTACGCGCAGAAAGGGCCGGTGAAAAAGTTGGGAATTATTTCTACGAAGCAGCCATATTGGCCTGGCTGtatgaaaggaaaaaaaagccaagaaaaaaataaagacataagagcttagtaaaaaaaaatataaagaaatatCTGATTAAAATAAGGAATTAAGGAATAAGCGAATTGAATAAGGAAAAATGTCACAGGGGGAAAAAGGAATCACAATAACGAGATCACAGTCCACAAACACAAAAGGGAAATCGGAAGGCTCAGATGTAGGGAGGACGACTGCATGAACAGCAGGAAAAAACAAATCAGTGAGTGTTTCTAATGCACCAAAAGCAAACAGCAGTACGTTATAACACAACGCATTTCGTCCCGGACAAACACAGCTGATTCAGTCCAAATATGCATATTTGGAGCCTGGAGACTTCGAGAAAGAGTGACCGAGCCATCCTGTAGCGATGGGCAAATTGCTTTTCGAAGCAGGCTTCGGAAACTGCAAGGAAATCAGCAGGTTGGGAAACTACGAGGTGGAATTCGTCACCGGAAAGGACCACGTGGGCTTACAAGAGATCGATTTGGCGTCCAGGAATAATTAAACATTTACCAGCGGACCATAATTGCGGATATTCCTATACTAAAGGCGAGTGTATGAAgaagaagagagagagagagagagagagagagagagagagagagagagagagagagagagagggagagagagagagagatgcgAACAAACAGCTGGTGGATACCTGGAATATCAAAGTAACATTCCAGGGCAGAGAATTGTCAAGGGTAGTGACGGTATACAGATGGCACTTCAAACCGGAGCTCTATATTTCCCAATCAGTGCAGCTCTTGCGAGAGGTTTGGCCATACAGGCAGGTTTTGCAAAAGCCAAAAAGCATGTGAAAATTGCGGAGAAAAAACataatgaagaagaaaattgcCAAAAACAGCCCCGCTGTTGCAAGTACAAGAATGACCATGCTGCCTCAAATAGGGAGTACCCGGATCGAAAGAGAAGAAGGGAGATCATGCTTGAAATGGCTAAAAACCGAGTACCATACGTGGAAGCTGAAAGATGTTTTCCTATAACGTCCAACCGATTTGCTACACTAGAAGATGAGAGTGTCTTCATTCCGCTACCGTCGGACGGGAATACACAACGACTGTATGTTTGAACCATTCCAAAGAGAGGAGGACAATGGAAAAAGGAACCTGGAAGAGTAAGAAcggaagtaaaaataaaaagcttTGACGACCATAGCGCTCGCGATAGCCTCGCCAACTTGTACCTTGACGAACCAACAGATAAAGCTCGAGGTCTGTCGGTAAACCCGCACAAAGCGACAGAAACTGAAATGTTTATCGCCCAGCTAAAAATGCACCTACTTCAACTCCTACGTTCCAGATCATGGCTCAGCCAATTGCACGATAAAATACTTGAAGGGCTGAATGCTTCCCGGACGGAGTTGGACACTGACCAACTGATCATAGATCTGCACTGATCTCAGTACAATCATAAGGGCTTGAAAAATACGAACAACGAAACGCccaccaaaataaaaaaaaacagctcTATCAATGGGGAATAAACGCTTAATAATACTACAACACAATATCCAGATCATTCAGTCAACCAAAACTCGGGAGAAACTCTACACTAGCCTAACACAAAACAATGTGAGCGTTGCGCTATTACAAGAAATCTAGCTGAAGAAGGACAAGCCATTCCACACGAAAATCTACAATCTTGTTTCAACCCGGAGAATTGGTGGCTATGGAGGAGTTGGCATTCTGACACGAAGTGATCTCGACTTACAAAAACTAGTACTCCCTGGTTTTGGACTCGTGGAGGCTGTAGGAATGTCCATGACAAGTGGGATGGGTTCGGTGAATCTACAGTCCATACACCTACCGCCCGACTCCAACCTGGACAGCGTAATACGGAATGGCATAACTGATTGTTTCCATTACATCGATCAAATGACAGGAGAGTGCATGGTAAGCGCGGAAATGAATGCACATCATCGATCATGGAATCCATACTTCCCGGAATGCAGTAAGGGGAAACTAGTCCATAGCCTGATAAAGGACAGTTCGATGATAATCCTAAACGACGGCTCAACGACAACAacccgagcaaagtcgaacatcaaaattacaacaagtagaattcatattttgataacagcatcaaattgaaaacttATTTTGCTATCAGTTTTGGATTTTTTAGATATAACATCAACTTTTGATCTCAATTTGCTATCCTTgtttcttagaagaattttctatgtttatGTTTCTTAGGAAAAATATCAAAGTGAATACACattttgttatcaaaaaaaaatcagcatctcaatgagctttcaatttactctcaatgatagcagaattagttttctgtttgatgtcacaggacaattttgctgctctccattttgatcttttaaccgttaaaacgaccaaaacgacaacaacctgagtaatcatttgccgaacatcacaacatcaagtttatttttcaatttgttgtcagactctgctcgggtaaTCTTCCCTCCGCGAGGAAGAGAATCGGCTGTAGATATTTCCTTATCCACAACAGGGAAGAGAAACCAACTGGGTAGTACTAGATGAAGAACTCGAGAGTATACACCGAGCAATAAGGATCGAGGTCGGAAACGACAAACCGATATCCGAAGGAATCACCAAGAGAGTCAACAAGAGTAAGCTAATCGGATACCTAAACGACATGAGACCACAATTCATCCACTCCCCAACAAATATGGTTGAAATATTCGAGGAGGCGGTAGAACAAGCCTCGTTTGTAGTTAAGAAGAAGGCTATCtcaaatgttggtggaatgatGAGATAAACGAACTGTATTCTGTCAAAAGAGTCGCACTGCGAAGCTACAACATTAACTAAACATAGACAAACTACCTGCAGCTGCAAAATGTAAGAGCTAAGTTCAAAAAAAGCGGTACGGCAGACGAAGCGGAAATACGTTCTGGAACTAGCTGAAAGCATTGATGAGTCCACTCCTTCAAGGCAACTGTGGAACATTATCAAGGGGCTAGACACTGTCCTAACCAATGACACTAAATCGAGGAAAGATATAAATCACGAGCAAGGAACCGGGTTTATGAACTACTACTTCCACAACATACTCAAATCGGTGCGCAAACCTGTCTCAATCACTGCAGAGTCTCTGGAGGACTACGAAATAACATTAAAAGACGAGGAATTACTCCATGTCCTTCGctccagaaaaaaatcattcgGCTTCCGGAACCAACCAGATCCCGTGCGCCCTACTAAAAAAGCTTTACCTTGAAATGCAAGCAAAAATATGTGAAATGTTAAGTCGCGCTTTCGTAGAGGAAGAGATTCCCTACCCAAAACTACTAAGCTCCAGAAGATCGCACTTCTGAATGTTGAACTAAAACTCATCAACTCAGTTGTAAAAACAGGATTTCAGAAATTGCGGAAATCAAAAACATGATAccgcacctttcatttggttTTCGACCGCACGTATCGGCAACGACTTGCATCAACTATGTGGTTAACACGATATAGGAATCGAAGGAGAAAGCACTGGAATGCATAGTCACGTTTCTCGACGTACAAATGGCATACGACTCGGTGAATACTAGTGTGCTCCTCTCAAATTTGGCAAAACTTGGAATACCTCACAAACTAATCCCTTGGCTGCACGAGTAAATACTCATCGCTAGCTGGGATACACAACGGACCGTCTTTTGGGACACCGGAAGCATATAGAAGCAGTATGCGAGAGTGCGGGGAAGAAACTTGGCCTACTCAAACTACTCTTCCGGAACGTAGGTAATTCCGAAACGATGGTAAAAATTGGAAATGCGATGATAAGAAACCGACTAGAATACGGAGCAACGATATATGGAAATGCTGCCCAACAAATGTACAGAAGGTTCAACGAATACAGAACTGCTACATCGGAGTCTGTTTGAACTACCTGCGGAGCACGCCAATACATGTCACGATGGCAGAAGCGGGACAAATGCCCATGTCCTTCAGGATAGAGTCACTGACAAAACGAGAACTGATTAGGAGCACATCTTTCAGATCACCTCTACTGAaatttattagcgacattctagTGAGAGAGACTCCAAACGAGATGGCGGACAAATATTCAAAGAAATCCAGGACATCGGCATAATTAAAATTCAAATCCAGTGGGTACCAAGCCACACGAGATTCAAAGGCAATGAGATCGTGGATCAAGCAGCAGTCGCAAAAACACTGCAAAAACAATCAGACTTCTACGGAATCATAATGGGAGGTGCTCTGGTTCTAAGCAGAACAGAAACGTGGAACGACTGGACAAATCAATACAAATTGGATTCGAGAATTAAAGGAAAATGGCATTACAATATTATGAAAGAACCAGGAGTAAAATATACTCCAAAGATCATTTACTGAatgcaaaacaaataaaaatactaaGGCAAATCAGATCCGGCCATACCTTAACAAATGAAAAAAGAGCACAGTGGAAACTAGAACCGGATAACTTATGTGACACATGCGGTGAAGTGTACTATATGTGTGTCCGAGATTCAACATCACTCGAAGCAAGTACCCTGCACTGGAGTACATGAAACCTCTTACGGAGATATTTTTGGAAGAATGCGAACACAGCATGAAACAAATAGTAGACTTTATGAGCAAAACAACACCGGAATTTAAAAAGAAAACAGACTACTGTGGCAAGATGGATCAACTGTGGTCTTAGCCATACTTTATTGACAacagcaaaagaaaaagaaagagGATGGAAAGCGTAGTTTTgtaaatcgtcgcctagcgctgccatagAGTGGtgcaaattaatttttatggctctaaaatgtagctgaggtttcaaactaacaacttTTGGCTGATAAATTCTTTCATATCTACCCACCCAACATAGCGATTTACCTAGGTACATCCGAACAGCCCCGGGTTCCTCTATACATGAAAATATCAAGCGCGAACACACTtcgaaacatgaaaaatatatgaaaatagACTCACGCATCTTTTGGTAGTTTTTTCGGTATGAAAGGTCTTCTCGGTCTGCCCCTCCGCCTATTCACTACTACAACCGGTGGTTTTTCGGTGAAAACCTTTTTTACTTTCACCTTCTCGTTATGTTTCGCCGTGGCTTCCATATCATCAGAATCGTCGTAAAGACTGGCCGCAAGTTCTCtgtcaaattctttttttgcgaAGAGCAACTTCTGTTCCTTCGTTGGTTCGTTAGCTTCCTCTGTCTTGACCTCTTCTTCGTAAACATGGGTCGTGTATTCATCATCATAGTATTCATCATGGGAGTCTTTTTTGTCATAACTCTCGAAATCAACTGTTTCCGACAGAATCTCCTCGCAGACAATAGTTTCTCCAGCCGAATTCTCCTCGATTCCTTCTACTATGAAATTTTCTTCGTCATCTTCGACTTTCACTtcaacaatttcaatcatctCGGTAGCTTCCTGAAACGGTATCGCAAACATTAGCAAATGATTAATATGACAAAAGGGTGATCTTACCAGCAGGTTGTTGCACGGAGTATCAACTTTAGTATCCATAGGATAACTTATGCCACCAGGTTCAACTTTCAACGTCACTAGTTTGGAATAGTTGTGCTGAAATGAACTTTTATTCGTTTTTGCCTCATCAGTGCCTTGCAGCTCCGTAGAAATTGGTTTCTCTTCTTCTGACACCTCATCTGCCGACCTGCTACTATTATCCGGCAAATCTTCAAACGGAACTTTTGGTTTCGGTGCTTTCCTTCCGACACGTTTTTTCGGTGACACATGATCAACTTCAATGGTTTCTAGTTTTGGTTTTCGTTCACGCGTTGGACCGGACCGCTGTACAACCTTCTGGTTGTACACCTGCCGATCGGTGAGATTCGGCATAGCTAAAAGAGGTGCAAAGTGTATAGCGTTTTTGTTTTTGCATTGATGCTACACCGATATAGTAAATGAAAGAGTATATTCATTACACTACAGCTTAAGTAACTGATACCGGCATTAGACGGGTGTAGTGTCTGGAATTATGGCATATAATCAAGTCTTACTTTTTATGTTCGGTCGAGCAACGATTTTATTGTTTTGGCAATATTGCGGAAGGCCACAAGTATCCGGTCTTGCTCTGCGGTGTTTGAGTAAATTCCCTGCAATACAAAAACGTTTATCGCCCAGTCATGgtaaacaaattgaatagtaCAAATTGCATATTGCTTACCGATACAAGAAAAACGACTTTCACAGTGACTGCAATAGTATGGCTTGATTCCACTGTGGGTCGTTGAATGGGTGATTAAACTTTCTCTGTGAGCAAATGCTTTATCACATTGCTGCAGGGAGAAAATAATGTTATTTTATTATTACCAAATTTGTTACAAAGTGCTATCAACATACATTACACTTGTAAGGTTTTTCACCAGTATGCATCCTTTCGTGAACTTTTAGTTGACctttgttgaggaaacttactCCACAGTAATTGCAGAGATGACTCTTTTCGCCGTTATGTTTAATCATGTGAGCATTCAAAGAAGCTTGGGTCAAATAACGTGATTGGCAGATGTTACATTCATGTTTCTTGTCTTCGCCACACTTGGACGCGATGTGAACTCTGAAAATGTAGGTTGACAAAAAGGTGCGTTATTATTCGTACATTATTTTCTCACTTCAAATATccttaaatgattttttgcatTCAGAATGTTTCTCTAACTATTCTCGGAACATCGACGGTTCAGAATACTTTTCTCCATAGAAACGTAAACTAGCCTCCAGTCACCCCGAATCACCATGATGCAATTTATACAATAATTATTGTGGTTAAATGAAACTTGAACATATCTCGTTTGTGAAATGTCCAATTGAAATTTACAGTAAATCAGCGACAGATACCAATTGGTGCTCTTTCCAGTCAAAAAGCACACTTAATCTGCATTACGAACCGATCCATCCCATGGCGAAAAGATGACCAACATCAGTAGCTATTGTACTTACTTTAGCTGAGCCACCGAACGAAACTGCTGTCCACAGGAAGGGCACACATCGTACTCCCGGTCTCTTCCATCATGCTCGCTCTGAACGTGGTTATTGTAGTCATCTTCCACCGGGAACTCCTTCTTGCACAGCCGGCAGCGGAAAACACTGTGCTCATTACGTTTGTGCTGGTTCCGATCCCAATCTGTGGTAAATGGCTGTTGGCACAGTGAACAAATAAATCCTCCAGGCGGCTCATGTCGTCGTTGGTGTTTCATATAGTTGGATTTATGCAGGAACACTTGATCACAAACCTATAGTCGATGGTAGAATATATTATGACCATAGACTGGAATACTAAAGGCATCTACTTACACTGCAAGCATAATGCATACCGTCCAATTCGTCGTCAGATATTTTTGTTGTTACCAGTTCTTGGTCCATCTTTGATGGCCTTCCTCGCTTCCTCTTCACCGGTTCCGGCACATAATCTTCATCAGAGCTCATTTTCACTAACTTATGCTATCTTAATAGCGTCACTTTTACAACGTAGATTCGTTTTCCAAGAACAATCCTATAAATTTCTACTCACCGAAACCACATAAACCAAAATATATCACGTTTGTTGATAATGACGTTTGTAGTGGATTTGTGTAAAAATAACTGATTTTAGGACAGTATCGAGTCAAAATTATTAACTCTGTAATACATTGTGAAAATTTAGGAATCCATTTTGACTGCAAAATGCGACTGAAAGAGAGCAGAAGAACGAATAACCGTGTGATGCGAGTTATTTGACGCACACATTTACGTatcaacccagtaaagttcagctggAAAGTGAGCCCGACTTTATGCAGATTCTCAGTCAAACCATCCTGGAACCGGTTCCAAATCCTGAAAGGATTCACGATGTGGGACAGTAAAGATTAGCcggaaaatgagccggaatactggctggttctagttatTATTCCGGTtccacccactgagacgtccaaaaaattgtttcaaaatcgttcaacacgggtccaacgatggacgttcgttgaacggttatttggacgttgtccaaattggtccaacgaacgtccttcattggacgattttgaaaccaaccgttcttagagggcacccactgagacgtccaaaaaattgtttcgaaatcgttcaacacgggtgtTACGGTATGTCCCGCTGACCCCTTCCAActccccagttaagctcagccggaaatgaaccggaattctggctggttccagttcgtattccggctccagtgacacaaccgattctagttagaatcggttgttgcactggagccggaatacgaactggaaccagccagaattccagttcatttccggctgaactttactgggtccACGGTCGACCACCTGTCGGTGAAGGACAATTTTGATGTAGTGAGGACCATTTGAAATGGAAGGATAGGAAAAGGGAAGAAGGACCGTTTGAAATGGAAGGatagaaaaaaaggaaaaaaggatcGTTTGAAATGGTAGGATAGAAAAAGATAGACGTCATGCACAGATGAGAGGAagatataagaaaaaatatagaTGAAATTTGTTAGTTAGTAGTTGAAAATATAGACCATTGAATTCGTGAACATCACAAGCAAAAATTTAAATCCCGTAAGTAGAACCTACGTCGGAGAGGAATTCTTTTAATCCTTACCCTGAATTATATTCCTTAGCAGGTGATAGTAGCACAAGAATACTGTCGGTCAGAACGGACGGTGTCGGATTGTTCAAGTTAAGGTTAGGACAAACGTGGCGTGAATTTGTTCGCCCTGAAAATTAACATTTTGATCCAAATTGTAGCTTTAAACGGAATAGTATTCCACCTGCACAATTGTTGGGAAGAAGAAGGATTACGTATTGAACCGATGTAAGTAGCGTATAAGTTTCCTAGGGCATTTCATTAATAAAGCTCCACAGCTTTTAGCTGATTCATGCTGAAAAGCCGTTTATTCAATCCACCCAACAATCTAAAAGATCGTCCAAGATAACCACGAAGCAATGCCGAATTGTACAGGAAGTGCCCCCACCGTGGAAACACACTGTAATCAGTGTAATGAACCTGACACGGATCGGATGGTAAGCTGTTGTCACTGTGATTCGTGGTGGCATTTTTCCTGTGTGGGTGTGAACGACAGCATTGATGCGACAGACCGACCGTTTACATGCCCAAACTGTCAGAGACCGTCGGCACAGATTCCGGTGATTGATGCACCCGGAAGCAAGGCTAACAGCAAAGCAGGAACGAGCACTTCAACCTGTAGTGCTGGAGCAATAAGGGCTCGCCTACAGCTCGAGAGACTTGAGGCCCAGAAGGCTTTGGCGATTAAGCGTATAGAGTTGGAGCGCCGGGAGCACGAGCGGAAGATGGAGCAAGAGAAGCAGAAAAAGGAAGCAGAGTTTGAGCGGAGGCAATTGCAGCTAGAGCAGGCGGTAATGAACGAGTCATTCCGTTTGAGAGAGGTGATTGACCTAGGTGGGGAAGGCGATGAAGACAACCGGAGTGTCGCCTCAGTGCAGAGTTCCTTCAGCAAGGTACAGCAGTGGAAGGTCGCCCATTCGACGTTGGTTGTCCCGACGGAGAAGGCTCCAGCTATTGGTACGAGTAATGCGACGACAGCAACTGGAATACAAGCTAGGCAGGACGCCATGCAGCAACCAACTAGCATTAACGAGGGTATTCTAGAAGCAGCGTTGGCAGGTATTTCGTTAGGGCAGTCAGGGTTGGAGCCAACGTTAGGGGGTATTATCGGTCGAGCCGAAAGCACAACAGCGCCAATAGTTGGTAGCGGTCAGGCTAACATTTTCTCGGTTACCTCCGCGCTCGCCGGGCCTAGCAAAGGCATCGCAAATGTAATCCCCAAGCAGCATGCTTTCCAAAACTATCCCTTTCCTCTCACCCAGCCTCCTCCAGCAGGCAATTCGTTTGTCATTCCGCGAGTTGGTAATCCGAATTTTGCAATCGCCGCGCAATCGACCGCAGTGAATAGAGATAGTGCAGGCCCAATTAGAGGTCCAGTGACAGTGGAAGAATTACTGGGAGGAGAGTATTCCCAGTCGTACGCCGGCCAACCGTTACCGTCTGTGATCCCCACTGAGCAAAGGTTTTCGAGAAGGCAGACGGTGCCACCAGGAATCCAATTGGGACCGCAGGAGCAACCACGGTTTGCGGAGTTCCAGGCTGGTGCGCAGCAACCTCCGTTGCATGACGAGCAGGCGTATTGGGGACCGACACCACGACAATTGGCGG encodes:
- the LOC131682524 gene encoding zinc finger protein 569 gives rise to the protein MSSDEDYVPEPVKRKRGRPSKMDQELVTTKISDDELDGMHYACSVCDQVFLHKSNYMKHQRRHEPPGGFICSLCQQPFTTDWDRNQHKRNEHSVFRCRLCKKEFPVEDDYNNHVQSEHDGRDREYDVCPSCGQQFRSVAQLKVHIASKCGEDKKHECNICQSRYLTQASLNAHMIKHNGEKSHLCNYCGVSFLNKGQLKVHERMHTGEKPYKCNQCDKAFAHRESLITHSTTHSGIKPYYCSHCESRFSCIGNLLKHRRARPDTCGLPQYCQNNKIVARPNIKTMPNLTDRQVYNQKVVQRSGPTRERKPKLETIEVDHVSPKKRVGRKAPKPKVPFEDLPDNSSRSADEVSEEEKPISTELQGTDEAKTNKSSFQHNYSKLVTLKVEPGGISYPMDTKVDTPCNNLLEATEMIEIVEVKVEDDEENFIVEGIEENSAGETIVCEEILSETVDFESYDKKDSHDEYYDDEYTTHVYEEEVKTEEANEPTKEQKLLFAKKEFDRELAASLYDDSDDMEATAKHNEKVKVKKVFTEKPPVVVVNRRRGRPRRPFIPKKLPKDAIIVDIAQEKRLLKAQREIFDESVKQITIDCYRCVHCPSQYTTEYLIGRHLERSHSIVLRSLLETLQYSRVWTKDRKYKCRYCDRLYANERALEKHIPLHGPNGTLNHKCPCCVTFYNSEEEALEHAYVEHPHRMECHICDKRFREPESQATHMKNFHVEKTYQRYSYVCPKCGKNFSSRNAVSDHERANCGQDPIYKCEICEKSLHSASSLKHHYTIHTDEYPHSCQYCGKSYRTYGQVKVHERTHTGEKPFVCQYCSKGFGHRESYHTHLSLHTGIKRYMCSGCGLRFSCVSNLQAHKRSHKTTCALVPNVSKIVSGGYHELPEGYVLPYPRNDASE